From one Babesia bovis T2Bo chromosome 3, whole genome shotgun sequence genomic stretch:
- a CDS encoding malate:quinone oxidoreductase family protein: MYCGSFAQRMRSIPRSSSRTLTRRLTGAAAVIAPWHTAFRGLTTSAVRHSGSNDFDVLIVGGGATGTALYYTLSHFTNIKKIALCERRSAYALVASHVKNNSQTIHCGDIETNYTPETARKVKKSADMLRNCLSKIPQSELHSIARKGQKMVIGVGEKECEYIENRYAPFKEIFPTLQILDKNQVFDVEPNVVKGRNALHRPDDIRALYVDNELTTCNFMALSEYFMKAANHDGKELRAMLNTEVKEVKREGNTFQVHTNNGIMNAKFVVFSACGYSLLFAQRMGVGLEYSVLPVAGSFYFAPNILRGKVYTVQNPALPFAAIHGDPDIHADNHTRFGPTALPLPLLERYNMRSLPDFLRVLKLDTRVMAVYLDLLKDTTICKYMFRNMLFEVPGLSRLLFLKDARKIVPTLTLKDLRYSVGYGGVRPQLVDKVNKKLLLGQSKLTNNDGCIYNITASPGATTCISNAEIDMREICAYLGATIDEKKLKQHFFEGEYHI; encoded by the exons ATGTATTGTGGCAGCTTTGCTCAGCGGATGCGCTCCATCCCGAGGAGTAGCTCACGCACATTGACGAGGCGCTTGACCGGAGCCGCCGCAGTCATAGCGCCATGGCACACTGCATTTAGAGGATTAACAACCAGTGCCGTAAGGCATAGTGGATCAAATGACTTCGACGTTCTCATAGTCGGAGGAGGAGCTACAGGGACGGCATTGTACTATACACTGTCACACTTTACTA ATATAAAGAAGATCGCACTATGTGAAAGACGCAGTGCATACGCGCTTGTAGCGTCGCATGTAAAAAACAACAGCCAAACCATCCACTGCG GCGATATCGAAACGAATTACACCCCGGAAACAGCCAGAAAGGTAAAGAAAAGTGCAGATATGCTACGTAACTGCTTAAGCAAAATACCACAAAGTGAATTACACAG CATCGCTAGAAAGGGACAGAAAATGGTTATCGGTGTGGGAGAAAAGGAATGTGAATATATAGAGAATAGATACGCACCATTTAAGGAAATATTCCCAACTTTACAAATATTGGATAAAAACCAAGTGTTCGATGTTGAACCCAATGTAGTCAAGGGACGCAATGCACTACACAGGCCTGATGATATCAGGGCACTCTATGTAGATAATGAACTTACAACATGTAACTTCATGGCGCTTTCGGAATATTTCATGAAGGCAGCCAACCACGATGGAAAGGAACTGAGGGCAATGCTGAACACTGAAGTAAAAGAAGTAAAGCGAGAGGGTAATACATTCCAAGTCCACACCAATAACGGGATTATGAACGCTAAGTTTGTGGTATTTAGCGCATGCGGATACTCACTCCTGTTCGCACAGCGCATGGGAGTCGGGTTGGAATACAGTGTGCTACCAGTAGCTGGTAGCTTCTACTTCGCACCAAATATACTCAGAGGAAAGGTGTACACAGTGCAAAACCCAGCACTGCCATTCGCAGCAATACACGGTGACCCAGATATACATGCAGACAACCATACCAGATTCGGTCCCACGGCATTGCCACTGCCACTGTTGGAAAGATACAATATGCGAAGCCTGCCCGACTTCCTTAGGGTGCTTAAACTTGATACCCGGGTCATGGCAGTGTACTTGGACCTGCTCAAGGACACTACGATATGCAAGTACATGTTTAGAAATATGCTGTTCGAAGTCCCAGGACTCTCCAGGCTGCTCTTCCTCAAGGATGCACGCAAAATAGTACCGACACTCACACTCAAGGATCTCAGATACTCAGTGGGTTACGGCGGAGTTAGGCCACAACTGGTGGACAAAGTGAACAAGAAGCTGTTACTGGGACAAAGCAAACTGACAAATAATGACGGATGCATATACAACATCACCGCATCACCAGGGGCAACCACATGCATATCAAACGCAGAAATAGATATGCGCGAAATATGCGCCTACCTAGGTGCGACAATAGATGAAAAGAAGCTGAAGCAGCACTTTTTCGAAGGCGAGTACCACATTTAA